Below is a genomic region from Spirosoma radiotolerans.
GCACATCGAGTTCGTAATTCTGGTTCTTTTCCAGAATATTCCGCAATGCTTTTACATCCGGGTGCGGAGTCAGCGCCAGCAAAAGCACTTTCTCTTTTCCATCGATAACATCCAGATAAACATCCTGCCGGTTGTTACGCGTACTGAATTCGCCGGGTTGTGGTAAAACCTCCACCACATAATGCTGAACCCCTTTTTGGGTAGCTGTAGTCTGGAAAGTCAGTTGGTTGAACGAATCACCTTGTCCGCCCACTTTTCCGGCAAAGTTGATAGCCTGCCGACCTAACTCTTTGCCATTCTGCCGCAACACTACGGTAGCGCTGCGTCCCTGATAACCATTACTAATGACTTCAGCTTTCACGGGAAACTGGTTGCCCAGATAGGCAATCCGGTTAGCTATGATGCCTTTCAGCTGAATGTCTTTTTTCGGGATCGTGTCGCCCAGGCCAATCGTCTGCAAGGCAAACGGGTACTGACCAAACGTTGGGGAAAGCCCCTGATTGAAAATACCATCCGACACCAGCACGACATCGGTCAGGTTGCGCCCTTCATAATCGGATCGGATGCCTGAGAGCAGCCCCGATAAATCGGTTGTGCGATGGGTGAACGGGATTTGCGTTAGATCCGACCTGCCTTCCTCATCCGTTGAGACAGAATCACCGAACGTATGAATAGACACGTCCAACCCTTTCTCGGTCAATTGCTGTTGAAGTGTCTGTAAGCTTGCCAGTGCCCGGGTCAGCGCCGGACGACCCGCAGCCACTACCGACTCGGAGTTATCGATAGCCAGTACAACTTTAGGTTTCTCAGTCAGCGTACGCAGGCTTCGAATCAGCGGGTTTAGCAGCAAAAAGGCCAGAAAGCTGACAACGACAAAGCGTAATGCCGCCAGACCATAGGTCGTTCGTTTATCGAATCCTCCGGTAGCCGCGCCACTACCCGCAAATCGGGGCAGCGGCTGATACATGGCAAACGCATAGACTGCTCCCACGAGCAGGCACACCAGAATCCACCAGGCAGAGGATTGAAAAATTACGTCAGAACGCACGTTGTCAATGATAAATAATGAATGATAAATGATAAATGATGCGTGACCGATACGATTGTATCATTTACCATTACTAATTAGGTTAACATGCCTCCGTCTACTTGCAGTACCTGACCGGTGATGTATCGGGAGAGGTCGGAGGCTAAGAAGACAGCACAATCAGCGACTTCTTCGGGTTGGCCTCCTCGTTTCATTGGAATTTGCTGTTTCCATTCCTCAAGCGCCTTTTCATTAATCTCACCGGTCATCTCAGTTTCAATAAAGCCTGGAGCAATGGCATTGGAGCGGATGTTCCGCGAACCCAGTTCAAGGGCAACAGATTTTGTAAACCCAATGATCCCTGCTTTTGAGGCTGCGTAATTGGCCTGCCCCGCATTGCCCCGAATGCCCACCACCGATGTCAGGTTGATAATAGAACCCGACTTTGCTTTCATCATGGATTTAATGGCCGCTTTAGTGAGGTTAAAGACCGACTTAAGATTAACGTTAATTACCGTGTCCCATTGTTCTTCGGTCATACGCATTAACAAGCCATCTTTTGTAATACCAGCGTTGTTGATCAGTACATCGAGTTTGCCAAAATCGGCGAGAACCTGGGCAATGAGGTCGTCGGCGGCTTTATAGTCCGATGCATCGGAGCGATAGCCTTTTACTTGTCCACCAAACGCCCGAAGTTCGTTCTCCAGCGCCTGTCCTTTCTCAACACTCGACAAGTAGGTAAAGGCAACACTGGCACCTTCCTGAGCAAACTTTTGTGCCATAGCCCGTCCAATTCCGCGCGACGCACCCGTAATCAGGGCAACTTTTCCTTTCAGTAAATCCATTGTAAGGGGTAATAATTGATAGAAGTCGGAGAATGAATGATGAATAAGATACAAAATCCATTCTACTCAATTTAATAGGGTTAATCTCCTACTAAATTTAGCCAAAATTAGTAGTTTGGTCCGAAAGGACAAGGTACGCATAGGTTTTGGTTTCGTGGATAAGCTGCGTTACTTTGTCAAAAATCAAGTACTCCACCATGCGCCATTGTTTGCTTCTAATCCTCTTCCTTTCGTCGGTGTCTGTTACACGGGCGCAGAAAATTTTTTCTCACAACGATTATGCCAAAGCAAGGCCGTTTACGGAAGCGTATGAACAACGGGCCGACTTTATCGAAGCCGATGTCTGGCTACGGAATGGTAAACTGGTGGTTTCTCATGAGAAGCCAGAAGAGTCTCCGCAAAAACCACCAACGCTCGACTCGCTGTATCTTCAACCCATTGTCCGTTTATTTCAGCAGTATAAAGACAGACCCAGCGCAGATCGCGATTACACATTTTCGCTGGTTATCGACATAAAAGAAAACCCGGCCGAGGTGCTTCCTAAACTCATAGCGATGCTGCAATCGAATCTGGTTTGTTTCAACCGGATGGCGAATGCCAAAGCGGTACAGGTGATCATTAGCGGAAGCCGCCCCAGAATTGATACCTACCTTGATTATCCGCTACTTCAGTTCGACGGTCGGCCCAGCGAAGTATAT
It encodes:
- the fabG gene encoding 3-oxoacyl-[acyl-carrier-protein] reductase: MDLLKGKVALITGASRGIGRAMAQKFAQEGASVAFTYLSSVEKGQALENELRAFGGQVKGYRSDASDYKAADDLIAQVLADFGKLDVLINNAGITKDGLLMRMTEEQWDTVINVNLKSVFNLTKAAIKSMMKAKSGSIINLTSVVGIRGNAGQANYAASKAGIIGFTKSVALELGSRNIRSNAIAPGFIETEMTGEINEKALEEWKQQIPMKRGGQPEEVADCAVFLASDLSRYITGQVLQVDGGMLT
- a CDS encoding phosphatidylinositol-specific phospholipase C/glycerophosphodiester phosphodiesterase family protein, producing MRHCLLLILFLSSVSVTRAQKIFSHNDYAKARPFTEAYEQRADFIEADVWLRNGKLVVSHEKPEESPQKPPTLDSLYLQPIVRLFQQYKDRPSADRDYTFSLVIDIKENPAEVLPKLIAMLQSNLVCFNRMANAKAVQVIISGSRPRIDTYLDYPLLQFDGRPSEVYDQETLQRVALISDNFQSYSRWDGTGDLSSDDRDKLKRVIKRAHSDNKPFRFWAIPDTPNSWKQLRKLGVDIINTDKIGEAVGAIR